Proteins found in one Aphelocoma coerulescens isolate FSJ_1873_10779 chromosome 27, UR_Acoe_1.0, whole genome shotgun sequence genomic segment:
- the UBE2Z gene encoding ubiquitin-conjugating enzyme E2 Z — MAESPAAEDAAPAPAAVLAAGGGSSASPSAAGAAGTPGVFIPAELWAAAGFGAAAAPGTGVAPGSGGAPMAAAAAGAALLTHSAFWDPTVSGDWDSERPSPACLLRIKRDIMSIYKEPPPGMFVVPDPHDMTKIHALITGPFDTPYEGGFFLFLFRCPPDYPIHPPRVKLMTTGNNTVRFNPNFYRNGKVCLSILGTWTGPAWSPAQSISSVLISIQSLMTENPYHNEPGFEQERHPGDSKNYNECIRHETIRVAVCDMLEGKCPCPEPLRGVMEKSFMEYYDFYEGVCKERLYLQGQTMQDPFGEKRGHFDYQALLLRLQGIRQRVQDKHQQESAEMDSESSSSEPETDTQGCSKA, encoded by the exons ATGGCGGAGAGCCCGGCGGCCGAggacgcggccccggccccggcggcggtgctggcggcgggcggcggcagcagcgcctccCCCAGCGCCGCCGGCGCCGCGGGGACCCCCGGCGTCTTCATCCCCGCCGAGCTCTGGGCGGCGGCGGGCTTCGGCGCGGCCGCGGCGCCCGGCACCGGCGTGgcccccgggagcggcggcgccccgatggcggcggcggcggcgggggccgcgcTCCTCACGCACTCCGCCTTCTGGGACCCCACGGTCAGCGGCGACTGGGACAGCGagcggcccagcccggcctgccTGCTGCGGATCAAACG GGATATCATGTCCATTTACAAGGAGCCACCCCCAGGAATGTTCGTTGTGCCTGATCCCCACGACATGACCAAG ATCCACGCGCTGATCACCGGCCCCTTCGACACCCCCTACGAGGGCGGCTTCTTCCTGTTCCTGTTCCGCTGCCCCCCGGATTACCCCATCCACCCGCCCCGCGTCAAGCTGATGACCACGGGCAACAACACCGTGAGGTTCAACCCCAACTTCTACCGCAACGGGAAGGTCTGCCTGAGCATCCTGGG cacgTGGACAGGCCCTGCCTGGAGCCCGGCCCAGAGCATCTCCTCGGTCCTTATCTCCATCCAGTCCCTGATGACCGAGAACCCTTATCACAACGAGCCGGGCTTCGAGCAG GAGCGGCACCCCGGGGACAGCAAGAACTACAACGAGTGCATCCGGCACGAGACCATCCGCGTGGCCGTGTGCGACATGCTCGAGgggaagtgtccctgtcccGAGCCCCTCCG GGGCGTCATGGAGAAATCCTTCATGGAATACTACGACTTCTACGAGGGGGTGTGCAAAGAGAGGCTGTACCTGCAGGGCCAGACCATGCAG gatcCTTTCGGGGAAAAGCGAGGCCACTTCGACTACCAGGCGCTGCTGCTGCGCCTGCAGGGGATCCGGCAGCGGGTGCAGGACAAGCACCAGCAGGAGAGCGCCGAGATGGACTCGGAGAGCAGCTCCTCGGAGCCAGAGACGGACACTCAGGGCTGCTCCAAAGCCTGA
- the ATP5MC1 gene encoding ATP synthase F(0) complex subunit C1, mitochondrial encodes MQAPVALLGSPVLFRCCSRALARPVSVSVFGRPEPQTAQAAAVPSPQLLRRHFQSSAVCRDIDTAAKFIGAGAATVGVAGSGAGIGTVFGSLIIGYARNPSLKQQLFSYAILGFALSEAMGLFCLMVAFLILFAM; translated from the exons ATGCAGGCTCCCGTGGCGCTTCTCGGCTCCCCAGTGCTG TTCCGATGCTGCTCCAGGGCTCTGGCCAGGCCCGTGTCCGTGTCTGTTTTCGGCAGACCTGAGCCTCAGACCGCACAG GCAGCGGCCGTGCCCTCCCCGCAGCTGCTGCGCCGGCACTTCCAGAGCAGCGCCGTGTGCCGGGACATCGACACGGCCGCCAAGTTCATCGGGGCCGGAGCCGCCACCGTGGGCGTGGCGGGGTCGGGAGCGGGGATCGGCACCGTCTTCGGCAGCCTCATCATCGGCTACGCCAG GAATCCATCCctgaagcagcagctcttctcctACGCCATCCTGGGCTTCGCCCTGTCCGAGGCCATGGGGCTCTTCTGTTTGATGGTGGCATTCCTGATCCTCTTTGCCATGTGA